In one window of Pseudomonas putida DNA:
- the rfbD gene encoding dTDP-4-dehydrorhamnose reductase produces MKILLLGKDGQLGWELQRSLAVLGQVLALSSRSHEYCGDLTNLQGLAETVRTFAPDVIVNAAAYTAVDKAEGEREQAFLVNAQAVKVLAGLAAELGALLVHYSTDYVFPGNGNAPWSEEDAVGPLNVYGESKLGGEQAILASGCTSLIFRTCWVYAARGNNFARTMLRLATERDSLGVIDDQFGAPTGAELIADVTAHAIACTRRDPALAGVYHLAASGETTWCGYARFVLEQAAARGLSLKVHAEQVKPLTTDAYPTPAKRPANSRLNTHKLQEAFALTLPDWRQGVARMLTEIHEK; encoded by the coding sequence ATGAAAATTCTCCTCCTGGGCAAGGATGGTCAACTGGGTTGGGAGTTACAGCGCAGTCTGGCTGTCTTGGGGCAAGTCCTGGCACTCAGCTCAAGAAGCCATGAGTATTGTGGTGACTTGACCAACCTCCAGGGGTTGGCGGAAACCGTGCGTACCTTTGCCCCCGATGTCATCGTCAATGCAGCAGCCTACACCGCGGTAGACAAGGCAGAAGGCGAGCGCGAGCAAGCATTTCTGGTCAATGCGCAAGCAGTGAAGGTACTGGCCGGTTTAGCCGCTGAGCTGGGTGCATTGTTGGTGCATTATTCGACGGATTACGTCTTCCCAGGCAATGGCAACGCGCCTTGGAGCGAAGAGGACGCGGTAGGGCCGCTGAATGTCTACGGCGAAAGCAAGCTGGGCGGCGAGCAGGCAATTCTGGCCTCCGGCTGCACAAGCCTTATCTTCCGTACCTGCTGGGTCTATGCCGCTCGCGGGAACAACTTCGCCCGGACCATGCTTCGGCTGGCAACCGAGCGGGACAGTCTGGGTGTCATTGATGACCAGTTTGGGGCTCCTACTGGTGCGGAACTGATTGCCGACGTGACCGCTCATGCCATTGCATGTACACGGCGTGACCCTGCTTTGGCTGGTGTGTACCACCTGGCGGCGTCAGGTGAGACAACCTGGTGCGGTTACGCGCGTTTCGTTCTGGAGCAAGCCGCAGCGCGCGGTTTGTCACTGAAGGTGCACGCCGAGCAGGTCAAACCGCTGACTACAGATGCCTACCCGACACCTGCAAAGCGCCCAGCAAACTCGCGACTCAATACTCACAAACTACAAGAAGCTTTCGCGCTGACGCTGCCTGACTGGCGTCAGGGCGTGGCTCGCATGCTGACCGAGATACACGAAAAATGA